Proteins encoded within one genomic window of Canis lupus familiaris isolate Mischka breed German Shepherd chromosome 12, alternate assembly UU_Cfam_GSD_1.0, whole genome shotgun sequence:
- the LOC119874197 gene encoding oocyte-expressed protein homolog isoform X1, whose amino-acid sequence MSKGSWRGRGLRRDQSGRWADGEQFRPASRPRGVSLPADSVQGTAMAPFVMKTLHRSHGSGASKKYSHSKNWLLVHTQRYWCRFKHFLKPSVLHVDARLLEKIFGPSRALVPGFEREFKVLLQMREPNSEGKVEILIMGRRRYRKRAKRLIRILAAKPRGKRYGGTMMFSLETMKSFERENVHSDDFLSTAMMSSLDEAMQSLEIGQETVQEPVTKTV is encoded by the exons ATGAGCAAGGGCtcctggagggggcggggcctgagaaGGGACCAATCAGGCCGGTGGGCTGACGGCGAGCAGTTTCGTCCCGCCTCCCGGCCACGTGGGGTGTCTCTTCCTGCGGATTCCGTCCAGGGTACGGCAATGGCGCCCTTCGTGATGAAGACCCTGCACCGATCGCACGGCTCAGGAGCCAGCAAGAAGTATTCTCACTCCAAGAACTGGCTCCTTGTCCACACTCAACGGTACTGGTGTAGGTTTAAGCACTTTCTCAAGCCATCCGTGCTTCATGTGGATGCCCGTCTGCTGGAGAAGATTTTCG GACCAAGCAGAGCCCTCGTCCCGGGGTTCGAACGGGAGTTCAAGGTCCTGCTCCAGATGAGAGAGCCCAACTCCGAGGGCAAGGTTGAGATCCTCATCATGGGGAGGCGCCGGTACCGGAAGCGTGCCAAAAGGCTGATTCGCATCTTGGCGGCGAAGCCCCGAGGGAAACGCTATGGAG GCACAATGATGTTCAGCCTAGAAACCATGAAgtcttttgaaagagaaaatgttcaTTCTGATGATTTCCTCTCCACCGCTATGATGAGTAGCCTGGATGAAGCCATGCAGTCCCTGGAAATAGGTCAGGAGACTGTCCAGGAACCTGTTACCAAAACAGTGTAA